In the Tenrec ecaudatus isolate mTenEca1 chromosome 16, mTenEca1.hap1, whole genome shotgun sequence genome, one interval contains:
- the DDIT4 gene encoding DNA damage-inducible transcript 4 protein, translated as MPSLWDRFSSSSSAPSRTPTSDRPPRSARGSATGEEGLGRCASLESSDCESLHSSNSGFGPEEDSAYLDEVSLPDFELLSDPEDEHLCANLMQLLQESLAQARLGSRRPVRLLMPSQLASQVGKELLRLAYSEPCGLRGALLDVCVEQGKSCHSVSQLALDPSLVPTFQLTLVLRMDSRLWPKIQGLFSSANSSLVPGFSQSLTLGTGFRVIKKKLYSSEQLLIEEC; from the exons ATGCCTAGCCTTTGGGACCGCTTCTCGTCGTCCTCCTCCGCCCCGTCTCGGACTCCCACCTCCGATCGGCCGCCGCGCTCGGCCAGAGGCTCGGCGACCGGAgaggaagggctgggacgctgcgCGAGCCTGGAGAGCTCGGACTGCGAGTCCCTTCACAGCAGCAACAGCGGCTTCGGGCCGGAGGAAG acTCCGCTTACCTGGACGAAGTGTCCCTGCCCGACTTCGAGCTGCTCAGCGACCCGGAGGACGAGCACCTTTGTGCCAACCTGATGCAGTTACTGCAGGAGAGCCTGGCCCAGGCGCGCCTGGGCTCGCGGCGGCCGGTGCGCCTCCTGATGCCCAGCCAGCTGGCGAGCCAGGTGGGCAAGGAACTCCTGCGCCTGGCCTACAGCGAGCCGTGCGGCCTGCGGGGGGCGCTGCTGGACGTCTGCGTAGAGCAGGGCAAGAGCTGCCACAGCGTGAGCCAGCTGGCCCTCGACCCCAGCCTGGTGCCCACCTTCCAGCTGACCCTCGTGCTGCGGATGGACTCACGCCTGTGGCCCAAGATCCAGGGGCTGTTCAGCTCGGccaactcctccttggtcccTGGCTTCAGCCAGTCCCTGACTTTGGGCACGGGCTTCCGAGTCATTAAGAAGAAGCTGTACAGCTCGGAGCAGCTGCTCATTGAGGAGTGCTGA